The following proteins are co-located in the Triticum aestivum cultivar Chinese Spring chromosome 1A, IWGSC CS RefSeq v2.1, whole genome shotgun sequence genome:
- the LOC123183180 gene encoding uncharacterized protein, whose protein sequence is MAAVRCGARRLSGSLLQPTQAAVTEEGRRLAPSRLMRSREFSSKVSGEVAERLLLEPGSLMRSRRLSSQHARNIQKKEDDCWVGFNETLKRLDELQKKKKPSVFQKRMISIDRALKSLVYGSFKVTVVYAAAAAAFSGSGLEA, encoded by the exons ATGGCGGCTGTTCGGTGCGGGGCGAGGAGGCTCAGTGGCTCCCTGCTCCAGCCAACGCAGGCGGCGGTCACGGAGGAGGGACGCCGGCTCGCGCCAAGCAGGCTCATGCGCTCCCGCGAGTTCTCCAGTAAGGTCTCCGGTGAG GTGGCGGAGCGACTCCTCCTCGAGCCAGGCAGCCTCATGCGCTCCCGCCGGCTCTCCAGCCAG CATGCTCGCAACATCCAGAAGAAAGAGGATGACTGCTGGGTGGGGTTCAATGAGACGTTAAAGAGGTTGGACGAGCTTCAAAAAAAGAAGAAACCAAGTGTTTTTCAGAA GCGCATGATATCCATCGACCGTGCGTTGAAGAGTTTAGTCTATGGATCTTTCAAGGTGACAGTTGtgtatgctgctgctgctgctgctttctcTGGCAGTGGGCTAGAAGCCTAG